The following proteins come from a genomic window of Candidatus Babeliales bacterium:
- the rpoC gene encoding DNA-directed RNA polymerase subunit beta', translated as MSNQMLERFKEYINVTQFNVIKISLASPKKIRSLSYGEVKKIETINYRTLKPERDGLFCARIFGPVKDWECNCGKYKRMKHRGITCEKCGVEVIQSRVRRERMGHIQLVAPVCHIWYLKGIPSYLGLVLDMPVKDLERVIYFDMYMVIRQGKSPYPAKTLLTSVEYENYVMQRSDDTEFMTEIGAEAIRLILSFMDLKIELEKLQADYIHTSSVAVRHKLTRRIKVITGLVHGGISPDWMVISILPVLPPDLRPLVPLEGGRFASSDLNELYRRVLNRNIRLQRLIEIDAPGVIIKNEKRMLQESVDALIDNGRRGQAVRGSNKRPLKSLSEMLRGKQGRFRQNLLGRRVDYSGRSVIVVDPELRMDQCGIPKNMALELFKPYIYAGLIERELASNMRVARRMVEELSPEVWDVLEEIVFNRPVLLNRAPTLHRLGIQAFYPILVDGKAIKIHPLVCSAFNADFDGDQMAVHLPLSKKSQLESDRLILSTNNILSPSNGRPVTVPSQDMVLGLHFMTKIRKGSRGEGIVFSNVAEVITAFQCNSVELHAVIKVRLSTNEIVETTVGRVLVYESLPEGFAFHLINKILKRSDLGKLVEQVYYQFGKDATVLFLDRIKHLGFYYATISGISISIEDLIVPAEKDSIVHKAEKEVEKIESLYMDGIITNGERYNKVVGIWRDSTAAVAQTMYNELDIADKKVFANEDRHNKPFSPVFMMLESGARGTKDQVKQLVGMRGLMSKPTGEIIEIPVKSNFKQGLSVFEYFISTNGARKGQSDTALKTASSGYLTRRLVDVAQDVVVTIYDCNTLGYLEIVDLKDAGDTVYPIGKRVFGRVLAADVKDPVTGELLISCGEVVTRELMEKLDNSAVFKVFVRSVLSCQAKRGVCALCYGYDLSKSRIADEGTTVGIIAAQSIGEPGTQLTMRTFHIGGLASGLTEQPFVNAKYNGTVEWQGIRVVINPQGQMVVMSRKARILIVAPDGRELQNHVLEYGSIIYVKDKQDVAEGTKLADWDAYNKVLMTEKAGTVVYLDLIKNITIHERFDEATGKSRIIVMRTRGEQYQPAISIVDDKGEELTQYFLPEGSYVNVVEKQRVDIGDVLVKMPREVAKSKDITTGGLPRIAELFEARIPKDAAILSDVDGEVVIGGLHRGFRKVSVVTGADRHEYLVPRGKQLNVVDGEHVSAGDPLTAGAPVLHDILRILGIEKVQDYLVREIQKIYESQDVDINNRHFEVIVRQMLRKIRIVDGGESDFLIGDRVDYIHCQTVNAALRAQGKRPAVGKTMLMGLTQASLDTESFISAASFQETTRILTEAAMCGQVDHLFGLKENVIVGKLIPAGTGVKSFRKRYLGDDLSDLELQAQEGERRESSSYSSSLE; from the coding sequence GTGAGTAATCAAATGCTAGAGCGTTTTAAAGAATATATAAACGTTACGCAATTTAATGTTATTAAAATTAGTCTTGCTTCTCCAAAAAAAATTCGTTCGCTATCATATGGTGAAGTAAAAAAAATTGAAACGATCAACTATAGAACATTAAAGCCCGAACGAGATGGTTTATTTTGCGCCCGTATTTTTGGCCCAGTAAAAGATTGGGAATGCAATTGCGGAAAATATAAACGTATGAAGCATCGGGGCATTACCTGCGAAAAATGTGGCGTTGAAGTTATTCAATCACGTGTTCGTCGTGAAAGAATGGGGCATATTCAACTTGTTGCGCCGGTTTGTCATATATGGTATTTGAAAGGAATTCCAAGTTATCTTGGGTTAGTTCTTGATATGCCAGTCAAAGATTTGGAACGTGTCATTTACTTTGATATGTATATGGTTATTAGGCAAGGTAAGTCTCCTTATCCTGCAAAAACATTGTTGACTTCAGTTGAATATGAAAATTACGTTATGCAGCGCTCTGATGATACAGAATTCATGACCGAAATAGGTGCAGAAGCCATTCGTCTTATTTTAAGCTTTATGGATTTAAAGATTGAACTTGAAAAACTTCAGGCCGATTATATTCATACAAGTTCTGTTGCGGTACGTCATAAATTAACTCGACGTATAAAAGTGATAACAGGTCTTGTTCATGGTGGGATTAGTCCTGACTGGATGGTGATTTCTATATTACCAGTTCTTCCACCTGATTTGCGTCCATTGGTTCCTCTTGAGGGTGGTCGTTTTGCAAGTTCTGATTTAAATGAATTATATCGCCGTGTTTTGAATAGAAATATTCGTTTACAAAGGCTTATTGAAATTGATGCGCCTGGTGTTATCATCAAAAATGAAAAGCGTATGTTGCAGGAGTCAGTGGATGCGCTTATTGATAATGGTAGAAGAGGTCAAGCCGTTCGTGGTTCTAATAAGCGTCCATTAAAATCATTAAGTGAAATGCTTCGTGGTAAACAGGGTCGTTTTAGACAGAATCTTCTTGGTCGTCGTGTTGATTATTCTGGTCGATCAGTTATCGTCGTAGATCCAGAATTACGTATGGACCAATGCGGTATACCTAAAAATATGGCCTTAGAGCTTTTTAAACCATATATTTATGCAGGATTAATTGAACGAGAATTGGCATCTAATATGCGAGTTGCTCGTCGTATGGTTGAAGAATTGAGTCCAGAAGTTTGGGATGTTTTAGAAGAAATAGTATTCAATAGACCCGTATTGCTTAATCGTGCACCAACATTACATCGCTTGGGGATCCAAGCTTTTTATCCTATATTAGTTGATGGTAAAGCGATTAAAATTCATCCTCTTGTTTGTTCTGCATTTAACGCTGATTTTGATGGCGATCAAATGGCGGTACATTTACCTTTAAGTAAAAAATCTCAATTGGAAAGTGATCGTTTAATTTTATCTACAAATAATATTCTTTCTCCCTCTAATGGTCGTCCAGTAACTGTTCCTTCTCAGGATATGGTTCTTGGTCTTCATTTTATGACTAAAATTCGTAAAGGGTCGCGTGGTGAAGGGATAGTATTTTCAAATGTTGCGGAAGTTATTACAGCGTTTCAATGTAATAGTGTTGAACTTCATGCAGTAATAAAAGTCCGTTTGTCTACTAATGAAATTGTAGAAACTACTGTTGGACGTGTTTTAGTGTATGAATCATTACCGGAAGGTTTTGCGTTTCATCTAATTAATAAAATATTAAAACGTAGTGATTTAGGTAAGTTGGTAGAACAAGTTTATTACCAATTTGGTAAGGATGCTACAGTATTATTTTTAGATAGAATTAAGCATCTTGGTTTTTATTATGCTACTATTTCTGGTATTTCAATTTCTATTGAAGATCTTATTGTTCCAGCAGAAAAAGATTCTATTGTCCATAAGGCTGAAAAAGAAGTTGAAAAAATTGAATCACTATATATGGATGGTATTATTACGAATGGCGAGCGTTATAATAAGGTTGTTGGTATTTGGAGAGATTCAACGGCAGCTGTTGCGCAAACTATGTATAATGAGCTTGATATAGCAGATAAAAAAGTTTTTGCTAATGAAGATCGTCATAATAAACCATTTAGTCCTGTATTTATGATGTTGGAATCTGGAGCTCGTGGTACAAAAGATCAAGTTAAGCAGCTTGTTGGTATGCGTGGATTGATGTCAAAGCCAACTGGTGAGATTATCGAAATACCAGTTAAATCTAATTTTAAACAAGGCTTAAGCGTTTTTGAATACTTTATTTCAACAAATGGTGCGCGTAAAGGACAATCTGATACAGCACTTAAAACAGCAAGTTCTGGTTATTTAACTCGACGATTAGTTGATGTTGCTCAAGATGTTGTTGTAACAATTTATGATTGTAATACTCTTGGTTATTTAGAAATTGTAGACCTAAAAGATGCAGGTGATACAGTTTATCCGATTGGTAAACGTGTGTTTGGGCGTGTTCTTGCAGCGGATGTTAAAGATCCTGTTACAGGAGAACTTCTTATAAGCTGTGGAGAGGTTGTAACCCGTGAATTAATGGAAAAACTGGATAATTCTGCAGTATTTAAAGTTTTTGTACGATCAGTTCTTTCTTGTCAGGCAAAACGTGGTGTTTGTGCTTTATGTTATGGCTATGATTTGTCAAAAAGTAGAATTGCTGATGAAGGAACAACAGTTGGGATTATTGCAGCGCAGTCAATTGGTGAACCAGGTACTCAGCTTACTATGAGAACTTTTCATATAGGTGGTTTGGCGAGTGGTCTTACAGAACAACCTTTTGTTAATGCAAAATATAATGGGACTGTTGAATGGCAGGGGATACGTGTCGTAATTAATCCACAAGGTCAAATGGTTGTTATGAGCAGGAAAGCTCGAATTCTTATTGTTGCCCCAGATGGACGTGAATTACAGAATCATGTTTTAGAATATGGTTCTATTATATATGTTAAAGATAAACAAGATGTTGCAGAGGGTACTAAGCTTGCAGATTGGGATGCATACAATAAAGTTCTAATGACTGAAAAAGCTGGAACAGTGGTATATCTTGACCTTATAAAAAATATCACGATACATGAGCGGTTTGATGAAGCAACGGGTAAATCAAGAATTATTGTTATGAGAACGCGTGGCGAACAATACCAGCCCGCTATTAGTATTGTTGATGATAAAGGTGAAGAATTAACGCAATATTTTCTTCCAGAAGGATCATACGTCAACGTTGTAGAAAAACAACGTGTTGATATTGGCGATGTGCTTGTTAAAATGCCTCGTGAAGTTGCGAAATCAAAAGATATTACAACGGGAGGTTTACCTCGTATTGCAGAACTTTTTGAAGCACGAATTCCAAAAGATGCAGCTATTTTGTCGGACGTAGATGGAGAAGTTGTCATCGGCGGATTGCATCGTGGCTTTAGAAAAGTTAGCGTTGTGACGGGTGCAGATCGTCATGAATATTTAGTTCCGCGTGGTAAACAGTTGAATGTGGTTGATGGTGAGCATGTAAGCGCTGGAGATCCGTTAACTGCAGGCGCTCCTGTATTACATGATATTTTACGTATTTTGGGAATTGAAAAAGTTCAAGATTATCTTGTTCGTGAAATTCAAAAAATCTATGAATCACAAGATGTTGATATTAACAATCGACATTTTGAGGTAATTGTTCGCCAAATGTTACGAAAGATACGTATTGTTGATGGTGGAGAAAGTGATTTTCTTATTGGAGATCGTGTCGATTATATCCATTGTCAAACAGTTAACGCTGCATTACGGGCTCAAGGAAAACGTCCCGCAGTAGGTAAAACAATGTTAATGGGTCTTACTCAAGCCTCACTTGATACGGAAAGTTTTATTTCTGCAGCATCATTTCAGGAAACAACAAGAATTTTAACTGAAGCAGCAATGTGTGGACAAGTTGATCATTTGTTTGGTTTAAAAGAAAATGTGATTGTAGGAAAACTAATTCCTGCAGGAACAGGCGTTAAATCATTTAGAAAAAGATATTTGGGTGATGATCTTTCTGATCTTGAGCTACAAGCTCAAGAGGGAGAGCGTCGTGAAAGTAGTTCTTATTCATCATCTTTAGAGTAA
- the rpsO gene encoding 30S ribosomal protein S15: MAITKEEKQNIFSEFGKGSQDTGSSQVQVVLLTKNIIKLTEHCQRNPKDFSTRRGLLQMVCNRRSFLKYLQKTDVDKYKELIAKLGLRK; the protein is encoded by the coding sequence ATGGCGATAACAAAAGAAGAAAAACAGAATATTTTTAGTGAATTTGGCAAAGGATCTCAGGACACGGGTTCTTCACAAGTTCAAGTTGTTTTGTTGACCAAAAATATTATTAAGTTAACTGAGCATTGTCAGAGAAATCCAAAAGATTTTAGTACACGACGAGGATTATTGCAAATGGTTTGTAATCGACGTAGTTTTCTGAAGTATTTGCAAAAAACTGATGTAGATAAGTATAAAGAGCTAATTGCAAAGCTTGGTTTACGCAAATAA
- the pnp gene encoding polyribonucleotide nucleotidyltransferase, whose translation MVRTFKNEEFGFEVEIGKVARQADGALLLKQGGTVILATATSAPSKEFPGFLPLTIEYREQYSAAGKIPGGYFKREGKLSDREILTSRLIDRAIRPLFPYNYFDQLQVLTTVYSVDKEHTPNTISLLAASLALSISKIPFMGPIGVIEVGRIDGQWIFNPSYPEQLKSDMRIVVAGTEEGIIMVEGSTNELLEKDFVDIMFQAHEKIKKLIEWQKEIQAALEFEQPVLEDTYGFDVWKAEISKFLTDDRVERMYIENKKERYTYLDDLKDEFATQYQEKIESTKVPSSVIDYIINAELQEKLSSLIFKFNKRVDGRRFDTVRPIAVEVGLLPFTHGSALFTRGCTQALASVTLGSGQDEQRIDTLMGEEAGDGAFMLHYNFPPFASGEVKPMRGTSRRETGHGYLARSSFEFLRPTTQEFPYTIRVVVDILESDGSSSMATACVTTMALMQAGVPIKKMVAGVAMGLLEKSSGSFATLTDISAFEDAFGLMDFKIIGTDAGITAIQMDVKHKGGLSRKVFEDALEQARIGRLHILGEMRKVMTAPSETLSYLVPKVITLTIPTDKIGAIIGSGGKTIREITETTGTSIDIEPDGLVKIFGGPEAKIDLAVKWVKTLAGQIDKGAIFDGKVRRIVDFGMFIELVPGLDGLVHVSNMPRDLQRTFMQTIKLNDTVKVEVLDHDEVTGRTSLKMLS comes from the coding sequence ATGGTACGAACGTTTAAAAATGAAGAATTCGGTTTTGAGGTAGAGATTGGCAAAGTTGCCCGTCAAGCAGATGGTGCATTATTATTGAAACAGGGTGGAACGGTTATTCTAGCGACTGCAACATCGGCACCATCTAAAGAGTTTCCTGGTTTTTTGCCATTAACAATCGAATATCGTGAACAGTATTCAGCAGCGGGAAAAATTCCTGGTGGATATTTTAAAAGGGAAGGCAAGCTTTCTGATCGTGAAATTTTGACAAGTCGCCTCATTGATCGTGCCATTCGTCCACTATTTCCTTATAATTATTTTGATCAACTTCAAGTATTAACAACTGTATATTCAGTTGATAAAGAACATACTCCTAATACTATTTCTTTATTGGCTGCTTCCTTAGCTTTGTCAATTTCAAAAATTCCTTTTATGGGACCTATCGGCGTAATTGAGGTTGGTAGAATCGATGGTCAATGGATATTTAATCCTTCGTATCCAGAACAACTTAAATCAGATATGCGTATTGTTGTTGCGGGAACAGAAGAAGGTATCATTATGGTTGAAGGTTCAACCAATGAGCTTCTTGAAAAAGATTTTGTTGATATTATGTTTCAAGCGCATGAAAAAATTAAAAAATTAATTGAATGGCAAAAAGAGATTCAAGCGGCGCTTGAGTTTGAGCAACCAGTTCTTGAAGATACATATGGTTTTGATGTCTGGAAAGCAGAAATTAGCAAGTTTCTTACCGATGATCGTGTCGAGCGTATGTATATTGAAAATAAAAAAGAAAGATATACATATCTTGATGATCTAAAAGATGAATTTGCAACACAATATCAAGAAAAAATTGAATCAACCAAGGTTCCCTCCTCTGTTATTGATTATATTATCAATGCAGAGTTACAAGAAAAATTAAGTAGTTTAATTTTTAAATTTAATAAACGAGTTGATGGCCGCCGATTTGATACAGTACGTCCTATAGCCGTAGAGGTCGGATTGTTACCATTTACTCATGGTTCAGCTTTGTTTACTCGCGGTTGTACACAGGCGTTAGCAAGTGTAACTCTTGGTAGTGGCCAAGATGAACAACGTATTGATACATTGATGGGTGAAGAAGCTGGAGATGGAGCATTTATGCTTCATTATAATTTTCCTCCTTTTGCTAGCGGTGAAGTAAAACCAATGCGTGGAACAAGTAGACGTGAAACAGGTCATGGGTATCTCGCTCGTTCATCTTTTGAATTTTTACGTCCAACTACACAAGAATTTCCTTATACGATTCGTGTTGTTGTTGATATTTTAGAGTCTGATGGTTCTTCTTCTATGGCAACGGCATGTGTTACAACAATGGCATTAATGCAAGCTGGTGTTCCTATTAAAAAAATGGTTGCCGGTGTTGCAATGGGCCTGTTGGAAAAATCATCTGGATCATTTGCAACGTTGACTGATATTTCTGCTTTTGAGGATGCATTTGGATTAATGGATTTTAAAATTATCGGCACAGATGCTGGTATTACTGCAATTCAAATGGATGTTAAACATAAAGGTGGATTGTCTCGTAAAGTTTTTGAAGATGCACTTGAGCAAGCCCGTATTGGTCGTTTACACATACTTGGTGAAATGCGTAAAGTGATGACTGCTCCTAGCGAAACGTTATCTTATTTAGTTCCAAAAGTAATTACATTAACTATTCCTACTGACAAGATTGGTGCGATTATTGGTTCAGGTGGTAAGACTATTCGTGAAATCACTGAAACAACCGGTACTTCGATTGATATTGAACCAGATGGATTAGTTAAAATTTTTGGCGGACCTGAAGCTAAGATTGATCTTGCCGTTAAATGGGTTAAAACATTGGCAGGTCAAATAGATAAAGGTGCAATTTTTGATGGTAAGGTAAGACGTATTGTTGATTTTGGTATGTTTATTGAACTTGTACCAGGACTTGATGGCCTTGTTCACGTATCTAATATGCCGCGTGATTTACAAAGAACATTTATGCAAACTATAAAATTAAACGATACTGTAAAAGTTGAAGTTTTAGATCATGACGAAGTCACTGGTCGTACAAGTTTGAAGATGTTATCATAG
- the rph gene encoding ribonuclease PH yields MNTEKIVRNDGRAPNQLRSVSFSYDIYEFAPGSLLFQMGKTKILCAVSLQNGVPQFLRGKGTGWLTAEYALLPTSTVTRTQRESTLARKDGRSIEIARFIGRCFRSIIDLSAIGERTITIDCDVLQADGGTRTAAITGSFLALKMAQDRWLRSRTINQSIITESIAAISVGVVNDNVLLDLNYEEDSKANADFNFVITQSNKIVEMQGGAESSPISWNTFEDVRCMANYGAQQLFALYELKSHNQQEMTLADGSHKSSERIPLFSLKNRQKSSQ; encoded by the coding sequence ATGAATACTGAAAAAATAGTTAGAAATGATGGACGGGCACCGAATCAATTGAGATCGGTGTCATTTTCTTATGATATTTATGAATTTGCACCAGGATCATTGCTGTTTCAAATGGGGAAAACTAAAATTTTGTGTGCTGTTTCATTACAAAACGGTGTACCGCAATTTTTGCGGGGAAAAGGTACCGGTTGGCTAACTGCGGAATACGCATTACTTCCGACATCAACAGTAACCCGTACGCAACGAGAAAGTACTCTTGCGCGTAAGGATGGTAGATCTATTGAAATAGCACGTTTTATTGGTAGATGTTTTCGTTCTATTATTGATCTATCTGCTATTGGTGAACGAACAATTACTATTGATTGCGATGTATTGCAAGCTGATGGAGGAACACGTACAGCGGCTATTACGGGTTCATTTTTAGCATTAAAAATGGCTCAAGATAGATGGTTACGTTCACGCACAATTAATCAATCCATTATTACAGAAAGCATCGCAGCGATTTCAGTTGGTGTGGTTAATGACAATGTATTGCTTGATTTAAATTATGAAGAAGATAGTAAGGCGAATGCAGATTTTAATTTTGTTATTACTCAGTCAAATAAAATTGTTGAAATGCAAGGTGGCGCTGAAAGTTCACCAATCTCATGGAACACTTTTGAAGATGTACGTTGTATGGCAAATTATGGTGCACAACAGTTATTTGCTTTATACGAATTGAAAAGTCATAATCAGCAGGAAATGACCCTAGCAGATGGATCTCATAAATCATCGGAACGCATTCCTTTATTTAGTTTAAAAAATCGACAGAAATCATCACAGTAG
- the arfB gene encoding alternative ribosome rescue aminoacyl-tRNA hydrolase ArfB — MKNDLYIKNGITIPDHELEITTSRSSGAGGQHVNKTDTRITVRWNIKTTTALTEEQKSYVLERLKTHITNEGDIIIHNSESRSQHQNKKNALNNLATVIRNALHIPKKRVATKISKALKESRLKSKAHRSTIKHMRNKQLKYD; from the coding sequence ATGAAAAATGACTTGTACATTAAAAATGGCATTACCATTCCTGATCATGAACTGGAAATTACTACCAGCAGATCCAGTGGTGCTGGTGGGCAACATGTTAATAAAACTGATACACGTATTACTGTGCGATGGAATATTAAAACTACAACGGCATTAACCGAAGAGCAAAAAAGCTATGTGTTAGAAAGACTAAAAACACATATTACCAATGAAGGTGATATTATTATACATAACAGTGAATCACGCAGCCAACATCAAAACAAAAAAAATGCTCTCAATAACCTGGCTACGGTTATACGCAATGCACTACATATACCAAAAAAACGAGTTGCTACAAAAATATCCAAAGCTTTAAAAGAATCGCGTTTAAAAAGTAAGGCACATCGCAGCACCATTAAACACATGCGAAATAAGCAGCTCAAATATGATTAA
- a CDS encoding clostripain-related cysteine peptidase, with translation MITLKKTLYLLFFISISFIQSQSLPITILPWNIVIYMEASAGHLYQAAFKNLNEIMHNTPKNAHVFVFLHTHGNVGWLYHITKNNIHKISELACDYSVAETLINVMTIAIKSGPALHYGLILWNHGYGILNPVYNEETNDWFVPYDGPYTTNCSLKRSLSNKHIYHRGMCVTNNRTFLSNKDMVYAFDSICNKLLNGNKLAFCGMDLCKGAMFEHAYQLRNYTDYLIGSQECEMVDGWPYDKVLQIINDTTGVTIEEMVMHIVTSFHEYYQTYTEQDTYTLSVIDTHYAEILKHNINAISTMLMQMLIHNDQVKSVLMQLRMQCKTFCDAPMYCDLQQWYSTLLSLFDKYESTDKKSEFNSTFKKLLHDGLTIMSHMIVAKCNGSASTHAQGCSIYFPQFAINTSYLTAPFAQESYWVQFLEQFLL, from the coding sequence ATGATAACTTTAAAAAAAACTTTGTACTTATTATTTTTTATATCAATATCTTTTATACAATCTCAATCACTACCTATAACTATCTTACCGTGGAATATTGTTATCTATATGGAAGCATCTGCAGGGCATCTTTATCAGGCTGCATTCAAAAACCTTAATGAAATAATGCATAATACACCTAAAAATGCACATGTGTTTGTATTTTTACATACACATGGCAATGTAGGATGGTTGTATCATATCACCAAAAATAACATTCATAAAATAAGTGAATTAGCTTGTGATTATTCTGTAGCAGAAACGCTTATTAATGTCATGACTATCGCAATCAAATCAGGCCCCGCGTTGCATTATGGTCTTATTCTTTGGAATCATGGATATGGTATTTTAAATCCAGTATATAATGAAGAAACTAATGATTGGTTTGTGCCATACGATGGTCCCTATACTACTAATTGTTCACTAAAACGTTCTCTTTCTAATAAACATATATATCACCGAGGAATGTGTGTAACTAATAACCGTACATTTTTATCAAATAAGGATATGGTCTACGCATTTGATAGCATATGTAATAAACTTCTTAACGGTAATAAATTGGCCTTTTGTGGTATGGACTTATGTAAAGGTGCAATGTTTGAACATGCATACCAATTGCGTAATTATACTGATTATCTGATTGGATCTCAAGAATGTGAAATGGTGGACGGTTGGCCATATGATAAAGTATTACAGATAATTAACGATACGACAGGTGTTACAATAGAGGAAATGGTAATGCATATAGTAACTTCATTTCATGAATATTACCAAACGTATACTGAACAAGATACATATACATTATCGGTGATAGACACGCACTATGCGGAAATATTAAAACATAATATTAACGCAATATCCACTATGCTCATGCAGATGCTCATACATAACGATCAGGTAAAATCCGTTCTTATGCAATTGCGTATGCAATGCAAGACATTTTGTGATGCACCCATGTATTGTGATCTTCAACAATGGTATAGCACGCTGCTCTCTCTATTTGATAAATATGAAAGTACCGATAAAAAATCAGAATTTAATAGTACATTCAAAAAATTATTACATGATGGCCTTACTATAATGTCCCATATGATAGTTGCCAAATGTAATGGTTCAGCTTCAACACACGCACAGGGGTGTTCTATTTATTTTCCGCAATTTGCTATTAATACATCATATTTAACCGCACCATTTGCACAAGAATCATATTGGGTACAATTTTTGGAACAATTTTTACTATAA